In one Bosea sp. RAC05 genomic region, the following are encoded:
- a CDS encoding GNAT family N-acetyltransferase, with translation MARSRKAGTTTGHGEVRRLWPAERDLFKAHLLRLDEVTRRERFGTAVNDDFLENYAVTTFGVGGLVYAYIEDGAVRGAAELRGLEDIMAQTGEAAFSVERDWRRRGIGGVLFGRLITAARNRGIRTLYMTCLPGNAAMRRLARKFEADLAGGYADVEGVIATGRPTPFTILDEALDTARGFAAMALSLQRRLWRPALFGRSPGA, from the coding sequence TTGGCTCGTTCCAGAAAGGCCGGCACGACGACCGGCCATGGCGAAGTCCGCCGGCTCTGGCCCGCGGAACGCGACCTCTTCAAGGCCCATCTGTTGAGGCTCGACGAGGTGACCCGCCGCGAACGCTTCGGCACCGCGGTGAATGACGACTTTCTCGAGAACTACGCGGTCACCACCTTCGGTGTCGGCGGGCTCGTCTATGCCTATATCGAGGACGGCGCGGTGCGCGGCGCCGCCGAGCTGCGCGGGCTCGAGGACATCATGGCCCAGACCGGCGAGGCCGCCTTCAGCGTCGAGCGCGACTGGCGTCGGCGCGGAATCGGCGGCGTTCTCTTCGGCCGGCTGATCACCGCCGCGCGCAACCGCGGCATCCGCACGCTCTACATGACCTGCCTGCCCGGGAACGCGGCGATGCGCCGTCTCGCCCGCAAGTTCGAGGCCGATCTCGCCGGCGGCTATGCCGATGTCGAGGGCGTGATCGCCACCGGCCGGCCGACGCCCTTCACCATCCTCGACGAGGCGCTCGACACCGCCCGCGGCTTCGCCGCGATGGCGCTGTCGCTGCAGCGGCGCCTCTGGCGGCCGGCCCTGTTCGGCCGCTCGCCCGGCGCCTGA
- a CDS encoding UbiA family prenyltransferase, translating into MALMAMIRAMRPHHWLKNGLVFVPILLNHDVFDLDALRDGALAFVAFSLLASAIYLLNDIVDVEADRRHPTKCKRPLAAGEITERQAYAMIPLLTVTAFALAWLLPQPRLFLMALGAYLVLALAYLFVLKRKLLVDVLGLAALHTLRILAGNAAGSIPLSSWLLAFSMFLFLSLALVKRYAELRITQDQSGLKKAGRGYHAEDIEALSQLGMASGCTCALIMALYVDSAAVKERYAHPELIWLLCPIILYQMSRIWFLARRGQMPDDPLVFMIRDWRSQVTGAAVVGILVAATLLP; encoded by the coding sequence ATGGCTTTGATGGCGATGATCAGGGCGATGCGACCGCATCACTGGCTCAAGAACGGGCTGGTGTTCGTCCCCATCCTGCTCAACCACGACGTTTTCGACCTCGACGCGCTGCGTGACGGCGCCTTGGCCTTCGTCGCCTTCAGCCTGCTGGCCTCGGCAATCTACCTGCTCAACGACATCGTCGATGTCGAGGCCGATCGCCGCCATCCGACGAAATGCAAGCGCCCGCTCGCGGCCGGCGAGATCACCGAGCGCCAGGCCTATGCGATGATCCCGCTGCTGACGGTGACCGCCTTCGCGCTCGCCTGGCTGCTGCCGCAGCCGCGGCTGTTTCTGATGGCGCTGGGCGCCTATCTCGTGCTGGCGCTGGCCTATCTCTTCGTGCTCAAGCGCAAGCTCCTGGTCGATGTGCTGGGCCTGGCGGCCCTCCACACCCTGCGCATCCTGGCCGGCAACGCTGCGGGTTCGATTCCGCTGTCGTCCTGGCTGCTGGCGTTCTCGATGTTCCTGTTCCTCAGCCTGGCGCTGGTGAAGCGCTATGCCGAGCTGCGCATCACCCAGGACCAGTCGGGCCTGAAGAAGGCCGGGCGCGGCTACCATGCCGAGGACATCGAGGCGCTCTCGCAACTCGGCATGGCCTCGGGCTGCACCTGCGCGCTGATCATGGCGCTCTATGTCGACAGCGCCGCCGTGAAGGAGCGCTACGCCCATCCCGAGCTGATCTGGCTGCTCTGCCCGATCATTCTCTACCAGATGTCGCGGATCTGGTTCCTGGCACGGCGGGGACAGATGCCGGACGATCCGCTCGTGTTCATGATCCGCGACTGGCGCAGCCAGGTGACTGGCGCGGCCGTGGTCGGGATTCTCGTCGCCGCGACTCTGCTTCCGTGA
- a CDS encoding AprI/Inh family metalloprotease inhibitor, with product MAGALRRALAAGGLALWSLAVAAQTAPPPRGADRAPPAVARLLGAWTLEQVGASRQCTVTFGAELAPQGRQIRFPATCRRALPILDSVIAWSSTPDGGIALSDAGGKPVIQFGPASGQRRQGRGSDGKDYGLDATGFARAATRPPVGPAEAAATAAQRPTQVDPRRAPAAATLPGLYVLMRQQGREACRLRLDAPSLEGEAAGARLERPCPDTGITIFDPTTWRYAGGRLTLVARKGHGVDLVFEEGVWRKDPAVGAPLLLRRLQP from the coding sequence ATGGCCGGCGCGCTGCGACGCGCGCTGGCCGCGGGCGGCCTGGCTCTCTGGAGCCTCGCCGTCGCGGCGCAGACGGCCCCGCCCCCACGCGGGGCCGACCGGGCGCCGCCGGCCGTCGCGCGGCTGCTGGGCGCCTGGACGCTCGAGCAGGTCGGCGCCTCCCGCCAATGCACGGTCACCTTCGGCGCAGAACTAGCGCCCCAGGGCCGCCAGATCCGCTTCCCCGCGACCTGCCGGCGCGCCCTGCCGATCCTCGACAGCGTCATCGCCTGGTCGTCGACGCCCGATGGCGGGATCGCGCTGAGCGATGCCGGCGGCAAGCCCGTCATCCAGTTCGGCCCCGCCAGCGGGCAGCGCCGTCAGGGTCGGGGCTCCGACGGCAAGGACTACGGGCTCGATGCCACCGGCTTCGCCCGCGCGGCGACACGGCCCCCGGTCGGCCCGGCCGAGGCCGCCGCCACCGCCGCCCAGCGCCCGACCCAGGTCGACCCCCGCCGCGCGCCGGCGGCTGCAACCCTGCCGGGGCTCTATGTCCTGATGCGGCAGCAGGGCCGCGAAGCCTGCCGCCTGCGCCTGGACGCGCCGTCTCTGGAGGGCGAGGCGGCCGGCGCCCGGCTCGAGCGTCCCTGCCCGGACACCGGCATCACCATCTTCGACCCCACGACATGGCGCTATGCCGGCGGCCGGCTGACCCTGGTCGCGCGCAAGGGCCATGGCGTCGATCTCGTCTTTGAGGAGGGCGTCTGGCGCAAGGACCCGGCGGTCGGCGCGCCATTGCTGCTGCGCCGGCTGCAGCCCTGA
- a CDS encoding glutathione S-transferase family protein, with product MLLVGMLDSPYVRRAAVTGTLLGLEFEHRSVSVFRHMDEFRAINPLIKAPSLVTDDGTVISESLLIIQHFEDLSGRSLRPVEASVRMRDLSLTGIGIVAADKAVAIEYERKRPEGQRHAPWQERIVAQLHTALDLLDAAAGRGELTAGPDLLPSDIAAAIAWGFCRFVTPEFAPVERWPALDAQASACEALDVFKQWPIDRE from the coding sequence ATGCTGCTCGTGGGAATGCTCGATAGCCCCTATGTCCGCCGGGCTGCGGTCACAGGGACCTTGCTGGGGCTGGAATTCGAGCACCGCTCCGTCTCGGTCTTCCGGCACATGGACGAATTCCGGGCGATCAACCCGCTGATCAAGGCGCCGAGCCTCGTGACCGACGACGGCACGGTGATCAGCGAATCGCTGCTGATCATCCAGCATTTCGAGGATCTCTCCGGCCGCTCGCTGCGTCCGGTCGAGGCGAGCGTCCGGATGCGGGACCTGTCGCTGACCGGCATCGGCATCGTCGCGGCCGACAAGGCGGTCGCCATCGAATACGAACGCAAAAGGCCAGAGGGCCAGCGCCATGCGCCCTGGCAGGAGCGCATCGTGGCGCAGTTGCACACCGCGCTGGACCTGCTTGACGCCGCCGCGGGACGAGGCGAGCTGACCGCAGGCCCCGACCTGCTGCCGAGCGACATCGCCGCCGCGATCGCCTGGGGCTTCTGCCGCTTCGTCACGCCCGAATTCGCGCCCGTCGAGCGCTGGCCGGCGCTCGACGCGCAGGCCAGCGCCTGTGAGGCACTCGACGTCTTCAAGCAGTGGCCGATCGACCGGGAATAG
- a CDS encoding 2-hydroxyacid dehydrogenase: MTRPNATEILMTGPLMAYAADQLKARFTVHELWKAEDKAAFLREISGRVRGIAGGGHVRIDGALFDALPKVEMIANFGVGYDNVDAAEAGRRGLVVSNTPDVLTDEVADLAIGLLIATVRQLPQVDRYLREGKWLKAPYPLTTSLRKRKVGIVGLGRIGKAVAQRIEAFGLPIVYHGRSRQADVAYRYYPSLVEMAQDVDTLISVAPGGASTHHIINAEVLKALGPDGIVVNVGRGTVVDEQALIEALRSKTILSAGLDVFEDEPRVPAELIAIDHVVLLPHVGSASVHTREQMGQLLVDNLFSWFDGKGPLTPVAETPWTKA, encoded by the coding sequence ATGACACGGCCCAACGCCACCGAGATCCTGATGACGGGCCCGCTGATGGCCTATGCGGCGGACCAGCTGAAGGCCCGTTTCACCGTGCACGAACTGTGGAAGGCGGAGGACAAGGCGGCCTTCCTGCGCGAGATCTCGGGCCGGGTCCGCGGCATCGCCGGCGGCGGCCATGTCCGCATTGACGGGGCTCTGTTCGACGCCCTGCCGAAGGTCGAGATGATCGCCAATTTCGGCGTCGGCTACGACAATGTCGACGCCGCCGAGGCCGGCCGCCGCGGGCTCGTGGTCTCCAATACGCCCGACGTCCTCACCGACGAGGTCGCCGATCTCGCCATCGGCCTGCTGATCGCCACCGTCCGCCAGCTGCCGCAGGTCGACCGCTATCTGCGCGAGGGCAAGTGGCTGAAGGCGCCCTATCCGCTGACGACCTCGCTGCGCAAGCGCAAGGTCGGCATCGTCGGCTTGGGGCGCATCGGCAAGGCGGTGGCGCAGCGCATCGAGGCCTTCGGCCTGCCGATCGTCTATCACGGCCGCTCGCGCCAGGCCGACGTCGCCTATCGCTACTATCCCTCGCTGGTCGAGATGGCCCAGGACGTCGACACGCTGATCTCGGTCGCGCCCGGCGGCGCCTCGACCCACCACATCATCAACGCCGAGGTGCTGAAGGCGCTCGGTCCCGACGGCATCGTGGTCAATGTCGGCCGCGGCACGGTGGTCGACGAGCAGGCGCTGATCGAGGCCCTGCGCAGCAAGACCATCCTCTCGGCCGGGCTCGACGTCTTCGAGGACGAGCCCCGCGTTCCCGCCGAGCTGATCGCCATCGACCATGTCGTGCTCCTCCCCCATGTCGGCTCGGCCTCGGTCCACACCCGCGAGCAGATGGGCCAGCTCCTCGTCGACAACCTCTTCTCCTGGTTCGACGGCAAGGGCCCGCTGACGCCCGTCGCCGAGACGCCCTGGACGAAGGCCTGA
- a CDS encoding ABC transporter ATP-binding protein, producing the protein MASVQIADVRKAYGSTQVIHGVDIDIEDGEFVILVGPSGCGKSTLLRMIAGLENISGGEIRIGPRVVNDVPPKERDIAMVFQNYALYPHMTVADNMAFSMKLRKAPKEEIADRVGKAAAILGLEKLLDRYPRQLSGGQRQRVAMGRAIVRDPQVFLFDEPLSNLDAKLRVQMRTEIKELHQRLKTTTVYVTHDQIEAMTMADKIVVMHDGIVEQMGAPLDLYDRPANLFVAAFIGSPSMNLLKGTITAAGFETDGGVVWPIGTHPADSNGKAAVLGIRPEHIQLDENGLKAEVVVVEPMGSETQVVVRCGGQSLTCVFRERISAKPGEFIGITPDTNVTHLFDAGTGKRLAP; encoded by the coding sequence ATGGCCTCAGTGCAGATTGCCGACGTGCGCAAGGCGTACGGCTCGACCCAGGTGATTCACGGCGTCGATATCGACATCGAGGACGGCGAGTTCGTGATTCTCGTCGGCCCGTCCGGCTGCGGCAAGTCCACGCTGCTGCGGATGATCGCCGGGCTCGAGAACATCTCGGGCGGCGAAATCCGGATCGGCCCGCGCGTCGTCAACGACGTGCCGCCGAAAGAGCGCGACATCGCGATGGTATTCCAGAACTACGCGCTCTACCCGCACATGACGGTCGCCGACAACATGGCGTTCTCGATGAAGCTGCGGAAGGCTCCCAAGGAGGAGATCGCCGATCGCGTCGGCAAGGCGGCGGCCATCCTCGGCCTCGAGAAGCTGCTCGACCGCTATCCGCGCCAGCTCTCGGGCGGCCAGCGCCAGCGCGTCGCGATGGGCCGCGCCATCGTGCGCGACCCGCAGGTGTTCCTGTTCGACGAGCCGCTCTCCAATCTCGACGCCAAGCTGCGTGTGCAGATGCGCACCGAGATCAAGGAGCTGCACCAGCGCCTGAAGACCACCACGGTCTATGTCACGCACGACCAGATCGAGGCCATGACCATGGCCGACAAGATCGTGGTGATGCATGACGGCATCGTCGAGCAGATGGGCGCGCCGCTCGACCTCTACGACCGCCCGGCCAACCTCTTCGTCGCCGCCTTCATCGGCTCGCCGTCGATGAACCTGCTGAAAGGCACGATCACGGCCGCCGGCTTCGAGACCGATGGCGGGGTCGTCTGGCCGATCGGGACGCATCCGGCCGATTCCAACGGCAAGGCCGCCGTGCTGGGCATCCGTCCCGAACACATCCAGCTCGACGAGAACGGTCTCAAGGCCGAGGTCGTCGTGGTCGAGCCGATGGGCTCCGAGACGCAGGTCGTCGTCCGCTGCGGCGGGCAGAGCCTGACCTGCGTGTTCCGCGAGCGCATCAGCGCCAAGCCGGGGGAATTCATCGGGATCACGCCCGATACGAATGTGACGCATCTGTTCGACGCCGGCACGGGCAAGCGCCTGGCGCCGTGA
- a CDS encoding FAD-binding oxidoreductase yields MTGPAPRIASWGGLTPRATTTLAPDLWLAAPAPEAGPVLAYGNGRSYGDSCLNDGGRLILARRLDRVLAFDRESGLVTCEAGVLLDDLLNLVVPAGWFPPVTPGTCYVTIGGALANDVHGKNHHRAGTFGRHVRAFELVRSDGRRLTCAPDMNGALFAATIGGMGLTGLVTQVTLQLMPVASAEMLQEVIHFGGLDDFFALAAGSDASHDYTVAWIDALAGGAGFGRGVFFRANHAPASDEPPAQPGRILPFPLKPPVPLINRLTLQAFNALYRAAQPRSPEPRRIAYRPFFYPLDRVSDWNRAYGPGGLRQFQCAIPTAHARQAVEEMLRRTLAAGEASFLTVLKLFGDVPSPGMMSFPVAGATLTLDFPNRGARTERLLAELDAVTLAARGRVNPYKDARMSPATFEASFPHWRDFAAHLDPGFSSSFWRRVTAG; encoded by the coding sequence GTGACCGGACCGGCGCCCCGCATCGCATCCTGGGGCGGCCTGACGCCGCGCGCGACGACGACGCTGGCGCCGGACCTCTGGCTGGCCGCGCCGGCGCCCGAGGCTGGCCCCGTGCTCGCCTATGGCAATGGCCGCTCCTATGGCGATTCCTGCCTGAACGACGGCGGGCGCCTGATCCTGGCACGCCGCCTCGACCGCGTTCTGGCCTTCGACCGCGAGAGCGGCCTCGTCACCTGCGAGGCCGGCGTCCTGCTCGACGATCTGCTGAACCTCGTGGTGCCCGCCGGCTGGTTCCCGCCCGTGACGCCCGGCACCTGCTACGTCACCATTGGCGGCGCGCTCGCCAATGACGTCCACGGCAAGAACCATCACCGCGCCGGCACCTTCGGCCGCCATGTCCGCGCCTTCGAGCTCGTCCGCTCCGACGGGCGCCGCCTGACCTGCGCGCCCGACATGAATGGCGCGCTCTTCGCCGCCACCATCGGCGGCATGGGCCTCACCGGCCTCGTCACGCAGGTGACGCTGCAGCTGATGCCCGTCGCCTCCGCCGAGATGCTGCAGGAAGTCATCCATTTCGGCGGGCTCGACGACTTCTTCGCGCTCGCCGCCGGCTCGGACGCCAGCCATGACTACACCGTCGCCTGGATCGACGCGCTGGCCGGTGGCGCCGGCTTCGGCCGCGGCGTCTTCTTCCGGGCTAATCATGCCCCGGCCAGCGACGAGCCTCCGGCGCAGCCCGGCCGCATTCTGCCCTTCCCGCTGAAGCCGCCCGTCCCGCTGATCAACCGGCTGACGCTGCAGGCCTTCAATGCGCTCTACCGCGCCGCCCAGCCGCGCTCGCCCGAGCCGCGCCGCATCGCCTACCGCCCGTTCTTCTACCCGCTCGATCGCGTCTCCGACTGGAACCGCGCCTATGGTCCGGGGGGCTTGCGCCAGTTCCAGTGCGCGATTCCGACGGCTCACGCCCGGCAGGCCGTGGAGGAGATGCTGCGCCGGACGCTCGCCGCCGGCGAAGCCTCCTTCCTGACCGTGCTGAAGCTCTTCGGCGACGTGCCCTCGCCGGGAATGATGTCCTTCCCCGTCGCGGGGGCGACGCTGACGCTCGACTTCCCGAACCGCGGTGCGCGCACCGAGCGCCTGCTGGCGGAGCTGGACGCGGTGACGCTTGCCGCCAGGGGCCGCGTCAACCCCTACAAGGATGCCCGCATGTCGCCGGCGACCTTCGAGGCTTCCTTCCCGCACTGGCGCGACTTCGCGGCCCATCTCGATCCGGGCTTCTCGTCGAGCTTCTGGCGCCGCGTCACCGCCGGCTGA
- a CDS encoding FadR/GntR family transcriptional regulator, with protein MRMRDYSRPTTLNPDRLFGQVAQRLAVAIITGAVKAGEVLPDEDDLRGDISVSRTAYREAVKVLTAKGLVEARPKSGTRAAPRDSWNLLDPDVLAWHFEADPNEKFIRDLFELRRFAEPAAAQLAAQRRTPADIARIEAAFRGMADNEPYDDVTIRADLAFHEAVFAASHNATLMCLASAVAATVQWSLLLKSIHDRDFFIASLVDHERVLDAIVQRDGDLAAVRMKALVIDSLNTTLAMLTPLSTTAIQKTA; from the coding sequence ATGCGGATGCGCGACTATTCGCGGCCCACGACGCTCAATCCCGACCGCCTGTTCGGCCAGGTCGCCCAGAGGCTCGCGGTCGCCATCATCACCGGAGCCGTCAAGGCCGGCGAGGTGCTGCCGGACGAGGACGATCTGAGGGGCGACATCTCGGTCTCGCGCACCGCCTATCGCGAGGCGGTCAAGGTGCTGACCGCCAAGGGCCTGGTCGAGGCGCGGCCGAAGAGCGGCACCCGCGCCGCGCCGCGTGACAGCTGGAATCTGCTCGATCCCGACGTCCTCGCCTGGCATTTCGAGGCCGACCCGAACGAGAAATTCATTCGCGATCTCTTCGAGTTGCGCCGTTTCGCCGAGCCGGCGGCGGCCCAGCTGGCGGCGCAGCGGCGCACACCCGCCGACATCGCCCGCATCGAGGCCGCCTTTCGCGGCATGGCGGACAACGAGCCCTATGACGACGTCACCATCCGGGCCGACCTCGCCTTCCACGAAGCGGTCTTCGCCGCATCCCACAACGCCACCCTGATGTGTCTGGCGAGTGCGGTGGCGGCGACGGTGCAATGGTCCCTGCTGCTCAAATCGATCCATGACCGCGACTTCTTCATCGCCTCACTGGTCGATCACGAGCGCGTCCTGGACGCCATCGTCCAGCGCGACGGAGACCTCGCGGCCGTCCGCATGAAGGCCCTGGTGATCGACAGCCTGAACACGACGCTGGCGATGCTGACCCCGCTTTCGACGACGGCCATCCAGAAAACAGCGTGA
- a CDS encoding AprI/Inh family metalloprotease inhibitor, whose protein sequence is MTKKTATMAMTLKAAGLLPLLALTACAGSQRFVGPAPQAYGQPSLPPAPAISSAPVVSEPLPPPGGYPVASAPPAGQPGALPPPQDPYYNPAAPGMPQQTPAPAAPQPSDVPTLRGGGGQIATLGAGSNAARPAVTSRDGVIGNWTAREATGGSCRVQLSSAPALDLYRASAAGCSNRDLQKVTAWDYRDGEVYLYQQGGTVVARLRTSGGGAMDGAVTKSGAALSLSR, encoded by the coding sequence ATGACCAAGAAGACCGCGACCATGGCCATGACCCTGAAGGCCGCCGGCCTGCTGCCGCTGCTGGCCCTGACCGCCTGCGCCGGCTCGCAGCGCTTCGTCGGCCCCGCGCCGCAGGCCTATGGCCAGCCCAGCCTGCCGCCGGCCCCGGCGATCAGCTCCGCGCCGGTCGTCTCCGAGCCGCTGCCGCCGCCCGGCGGTTATCCGGTCGCGTCCGCGCCTCCGGCCGGACAGCCCGGCGCGCTGCCGCCACCACAGGACCCCTATTACAACCCCGCCGCTCCGGGCATGCCGCAGCAGACGCCGGCCCCGGCCGCGCCGCAGCCCAGCGACGTGCCGACGCTGCGCGGCGGTGGCGGGCAGATCGCGACGCTCGGCGCCGGCAGCAATGCCGCCCGACCGGCCGTGACCTCGCGCGATGGCGTGATCGGCAACTGGACCGCCCGCGAGGCGACCGGCGGGTCCTGCCGGGTGCAGCTCTCGAGCGCGCCGGCGCTCGACCTCTACCGCGCCAGCGCCGCCGGCTGCTCCAACCGGGACCTGCAGAAGGTCACGGCCTGGGACTACCGCGACGGCGAGGTCTATCTCTACCAGCAGGGCGGCACGGTGGTGGCGCGGCTGCGCACCAGCGGCGGCGGCGCGATGGACGGCGCCGTCACCAAGTCGGGCGCCGCGCTCTCGCTCAGCCGCTGA
- a CDS encoding tellurite resistance TerB family protein yields the protein MFNAKSLLDALVSAGTQAGQPGGQGQTGSLGQILGGLATKVQQGGGLGGLAGMAGQILTQASQGVGDAARQTGVQQKAGDVMGQVTGGRSAQDVLAQAKAMFDKNPAMATAVLGGLGALVFGSSTGRAVVGSAAKLGGMALIGGLAYKAYQNYQSGKPMLDIGSSPELLPAPRGTGFEAEAATEATALLFIRAMIAAAAADGAIDAEERTTILGGLREAGFDQEANEWLEQEMASPASIETLVAGAESPELAAQIYTAARIAINPDTAGEKNFLAGLSAELGLDAELVANIDAAASAAKV from the coding sequence ATGTTCAACGCCAAGTCGCTTCTCGATGCCCTCGTCAGTGCCGGCACCCAGGCCGGCCAGCCCGGCGGGCAGGGCCAGACCGGCTCGCTCGGCCAGATCCTCGGCGGACTGGCGACGAAGGTTCAGCAGGGCGGCGGCCTCGGCGGTCTCGCGGGCATGGCCGGCCAGATCCTGACCCAGGCCTCGCAGGGCGTCGGCGACGCGGCGCGCCAGACCGGCGTCCAGCAGAAGGCCGGAGACGTCATGGGTCAGGTCACCGGCGGGCGCTCCGCACAGGACGTGCTGGCCCAGGCCAAGGCGATGTTCGACAAGAATCCCGCGATGGCGACCGCCGTGCTCGGCGGCCTCGGCGCGCTCGTCTTCGGCTCCTCGACCGGCCGCGCCGTCGTCGGCTCCGCGGCCAAGCTCGGCGGCATGGCCCTGATCGGTGGCCTCGCCTACAAGGCCTACCAGAACTACCAGTCCGGCAAGCCGATGCTCGATATCGGCAGCAGCCCCGAGCTGCTTCCCGCGCCGCGCGGCACCGGCTTCGAGGCCGAAGCCGCGACCGAGGCGACCGCGCTGCTCTTCATCCGCGCGATGATCGCCGCCGCCGCCGCCGACGGCGCCATCGATGCCGAAGAGCGCACCACCATCCTCGGCGGCCTGCGCGAGGCCGGCTTCGACCAGGAGGCGAATGAATGGCTGGAGCAGGAGATGGCCAGCCCCGCCTCGATCGAGACGCTGGTGGCCGGGGCCGAAAGCCCCGAGCTTGCCGCGCAGATCTACACCGCGGCCCGCATCGCCATCAATCCGGACACGGCCGGGGAGAAGAACTTCCTGGCGGGCCTCTCCGCCGAGCTCGGACTCGATGCCGAACTCGTGGCCAACATCGACGCGGCCGCGAGCGCCGCCAAGGTCTGA
- a CDS encoding FMN-dependent NADH-azoreductase, whose translation MSHLLVINSSAAGAASVSKQLIDETVARLRTADPALVVVERDLGANPVPHLTTDSTAAIRGAEPANDAQRTAKALSDSLVAELKAADTLIIGAPMYNFGIPSTLKSWFDHVLRAGVTFKYGEKGPVGLLEGKRAIVVESRGGIYSSGPTQALDSQEPHLRTMLGFIGISDVTFVRAEKLGYGPEAREQAINDAKAELARVA comes from the coding sequence ATGTCCCATCTTCTCGTCATCAACAGCAGCGCCGCCGGTGCGGCTTCGGTCTCGAAGCAGCTCATCGACGAGACGGTCGCCCGCCTGCGCACAGCCGATCCCGCGCTGGTCGTGGTGGAGCGCGATCTCGGCGCCAACCCCGTGCCGCATCTGACCACCGATTCCACCGCCGCGATCCGTGGCGCCGAGCCCGCCAACGACGCGCAGCGCACGGCGAAGGCCCTGTCGGATTCGCTCGTCGCCGAGCTGAAGGCGGCCGACACCCTGATCATCGGCGCGCCGATGTATAATTTCGGCATCCCTTCGACGCTGAAGTCCTGGTTCGACCATGTGCTGCGGGCCGGCGTGACCTTCAAATATGGCGAGAAGGGCCCGGTCGGGCTGCTCGAGGGCAAGCGCGCCATCGTCGTCGAGAGCCGCGGCGGGATCTACAGCTCCGGCCCGACCCAGGCGCTGGATTCGCAGGAGCCGCATCTGCGCACGATGCTGGGCTTCATCGGCATCAGCGACGTCACCTTCGTGCGCGCCGAGAAGCTGGGCTACGGCCCCGAGGCGCGCGAGCAGGCGATCAACGACGCCAAGGCGGAGCTCGCCCGCGTCGCCTGA
- a CDS encoding LysR family transcriptional regulator → MSELDDIRSFVAVVESGGFGRAGHRLGLSKSIISRRVARLEAELGTRLLSRTTRGIAATEAGLEFKARGERILADLAEARDAVAQQAGGVVGRLRLSMPLTFGNRHVAPVLGELATRHPGLELDVEASDRYVDLIGERFDAAIRIGTLKDSSLIARRIAPIHGVILASPAYLAARGRPATPVDLAGHDCLLYTGTSNPDWTFRVGRRRVSVRPAGRLRSDSGETLLDWAKAGLGIVQLPTFIASDAIRDGALEPLLWEFPLQEHALFVVRPPGAYVPGKVRVLIDLLVERFGGAPYWDPCQAAARERGVTLGFKPGFDTEAEDAQEDHQPA, encoded by the coding sequence ATGTCCGAGCTGGACGACATCCGCAGCTTCGTCGCCGTGGTCGAGAGCGGCGGCTTCGGGCGGGCCGGGCATCGGCTCGGCCTGTCCAAGTCGATCATCAGCCGCCGCGTCGCGCGGCTGGAGGCCGAACTCGGCACGCGCCTGCTCAGCCGGACCACGCGCGGCATCGCCGCCACCGAGGCCGGCCTCGAATTCAAGGCGCGCGGCGAGCGCATCCTCGCGGATCTGGCCGAGGCCCGCGACGCCGTCGCCCAACAGGCGGGCGGGGTCGTCGGGCGGCTGCGCCTGTCGATGCCGCTCACCTTCGGCAACCGGCATGTCGCGCCGGTCCTCGGCGAACTCGCGACGCGCCATCCCGGCCTCGAGCTCGATGTCGAGGCCAGCGACCGCTATGTCGACCTGATCGGGGAGCGCTTCGACGCCGCCATCCGCATCGGCACACTGAAGGATTCGAGCCTGATCGCCCGCAGGATCGCGCCGATCCATGGCGTTATCCTCGCCAGCCCGGCCTATCTCGCGGCGCGGGGGCGGCCCGCGACCCCGGTCGATCTCGCCGGCCATGACTGCCTGCTCTACACCGGCACCAGCAATCCCGACTGGACCTTCCGGGTCGGACGGCGCCGCGTCTCGGTTCGCCCGGCCGGTCGCCTGCGCTCCGACAGCGGCGAGACGCTGCTGGACTGGGCCAAGGCGGGACTCGGCATCGTGCAGTTGCCGACCTTCATCGCCAGCGACGCCATTCGCGACGGCGCGCTCGAGCCGCTGCTCTGGGAGTTCCCGCTGCAGGAACACGCCCTCTTCGTCGTGAGGCCGCCGGGAGCCTATGTGCCGGGCAAGGTCCGCGTGCTGATCGACCTGCTGGTCGAGCGTTTCGGCGGCGCGCCCTATTGGGACCCCTGCCAGGCGGCGGCGCGCGAGCGCGGCGTCACGCTCGGGTTCAAGCCCGGCTTCGATACCGAAGCGGAGGACGCGCAGGAGGATCATCAGCCGGCGTGA